A genome region from Triticum aestivum cultivar Chinese Spring chromosome 2B, IWGSC CS RefSeq v2.1, whole genome shotgun sequence includes the following:
- the LOC123045057 gene encoding uncharacterized protein, producing MDPCPFVRVLVGNLALKMPVAPRPAGAGAGVHPTTSPCYCTIRLNKLPLQTAAAPLLPSDDMTQGPAATGALAAAFHLSKADLDRVTAKPSLFVARSARLKVAVYAGRRGTTCGVNSGRLLGKVVIPLDLKTAVGKPIVFHSGWLSINKRGRKASAVSGSAQLNLTVRAEPDPRFVFQFDGEPECSPQVLQVQGGMMQPMFTCKFSCRSNSDLRSRSMHSDPGSGSRNWLMSFGSDRERAGKERKGWSVTVHDLSGSPVALASMVTPFVASPGSDRVSRSNPGAWLVLRPGDGTWKPWGRLECWRERGAGAAGDSLGYRFELLIPDPTGMGVGVSVAESNVPSSRGGRFVIDLTAAQPFGRSGSPGCSPRGSGDFSGGYGLWPFGSYRGFVMSAAVQGEGRCSRPTVEVGVPHVGCAEDAAAFVALAAAVDLSMDACRLFSHRLRRELSSTRSDPLR from the exons ATGGACCCGTGCCCGTTCGTGCGGGTGCTGGTCGGCAACCTGGCCCTCAAAATGCCGGTCGCCCCgcgccccgccggcgccggcgccggcgtgcaCCCCACCACCTCGCCGTGCTACTGCACGATCCGGCTCAACAAGCTGCCGCTTCAGACTGCCGCGGCCCCGCTGCTGCCCTCGGACGACATGACGCAGGGTCCCGCCGCGACGGGCGCACTGGCGGCCGCCTTCCACCTCTCCAAGGCCGACCTCGACCGCGTCACGGCCAAGCCGTCCCTGTTCGTCGCCCGATCTGCGAGGCTCAAGGTTGCCGTGTACGCCGGGCGGCGGGGCACCACTTGCGGGGTCAACTCCGGCCGGCTGCTCGGGAAGGTGGTCATCCCGCTGGACCTCAAGACCGCGGTGGGGAAGCCCATTGTGTTCCACAGCGGCTGGCTCTCCATCAACAAGCGCGGCCGTAAGGCCTCTGCCGtctccggctccgcgcagcttaaCCTCACCGTTCGCGCCGAGCCCGACCCGCGCTTCGTGTTCCAGTTCGATGGCGAACCTGAGTGCAGCCCGCAAGTGCTCCAGGTGCAGGGCGGCATGATGCAGCCCATGTTCACCTGCAAGTTCTCCTGTCGCAGCAACAGCGACCTCCGCTCTCG ATCAATGCACTCCGATCCAGGGAGTGGCAGCCGCAACTGGCTGATGTCCTTCGGTTCCGACCGCGAGCGCGCAGGGAAGGAGCGGAAGGGATGGTCGGTGACGGTGCACGACCTGTCGGGTTCGCCAGTGGCACTGGCGTCCATGGTGACGCCGTTTGTGGCGTCCCCCGGTTCCGACCGCGTGAGCCGGTCCAACCCGGGCGCGTGGCTTGTACTCCGGCCCGGCGACGGCACTTGGAAGCCGTGGGGCCGCCTGGAATGCTGGCGCGAGCGTGGCGCTGGCGCGGCCGGCGACAGCCTCGGGTACCGGTTCGAGCTCCTGATTCCTGACCCAACCGGAATGGGCGTCGGCGTCTCTGTCGCCGAGTCCAACGTCCCTTCCTCCCGCGGGGGGCGCTTCGTCATCGACCTGACGGCGGCGCAGCCCTTCGGCCGGAGCGGGTCGCCTGGGTGCAGCCCGCGCGGGAGTGGTGACTTCAGCGGCGGGTATGGTCTCTGGCCCTTCGGGAGCTACCGCGGGTTCGTGATGTCGGCGGCAGTGCAGGGCGAAGGGCGGTGCAGCCGGCCAACGGTGGAGGTGGGGGTGCCGCACGTCGGGTGCGCGGAGGACGCGGCGGCGTTCGTGGCGCTGGCGGCAGCCGTGGACCTGAGCATGGACGCGTGCAGGCTCTTCTCGCACCGCCTCCGGAGGGAGCTCTCCAGCACCCGCTCCGACCCACTGCGGTGA